The Streptomyces sp. NBC_01268 genome segment TCACCCCCTCCCGGGTCCCCCGTAGCGCTGCCACCCCGGATTCATCCGCACGGCCCAGCGCGGTTCAGCCCCCGTGTGCCCGCTCCGGGCCCTCCCATGTGAACGGGCCGCGCCCCAGCTGGGCCCGTACCGGCACCACCGGCTCGTTCACCAGCGAGCGCCGCTGCCAGTTGGCGCCGTCGACCACCAGGGTGTGCCCGCTGACGAACCGGGCGTACGGGGAGGCCAGGAAGGTCGCGGCCCAGCCCAGCTCGCGCGGACGCCCCACCGGCAGCGCGGGCTGCCGCAGCTCCGGGTGCCCGGCCCGGTCCAGGTTCGCCCGGACCGCCGGCACCATCTCCTCGTGCGGCATCAGCCCCGGCACCAGGCCGTTGACCTGGATCCCGTACGGCCCCCACTCCACCGCGAGGGTCTCCGTCAGGTTCTTCACCCCGGCCTTCGCCGCCGCCGAGTGGGCGTACCCGGGCCCGCCGGTCCAGGCGTACGAGGCGCCGACGTTGACGACCGAGCCGGGGGTCCCGGCGGCCAGGTGCCGCCGGGCGAACTCCCGGGTGGTGAACCAGGTCCCGGAGAGCGTGATGTCCACCACCGCCCGCCAGCCGTTGGGCGACAGCTCCTCCGCCGGTACGGGGAAGTTGGCCGCCGCGCAGTTCACCAGGACGTCCGGCCGGGCGCCCAGCGCCGCCTCGCAGGAGTCCAGGACCCCGGCGATCCGCTCCGGGTCCCGGATGTCGCACACCCCGGTCACCACCCGCGTCCCGGCGACCGCCGCCAGCTCCTCACGGGCCGCCGCGAGCCGTCCGGCCGTACGCCCGAGGATGGCCAGATCGGCGCCGAGCCGGGCGAACTCGGCGGCGATCGCCTTGCCGAGGCCGGAGCCCCCGCCGGTCACCAGGACCACCCGGCCCTCGAACGTGCCCGCCGGCAGGGCGCTCGCGCCGAGCGGCGGAGGGGCGGGCAGCCCGGGAGTGTCGTACGCCCCTTCACGCGGTGTCCCTCTCGTCTCCTCCATGGGGTATCGATAGCGCGCCCGCGCCGAGAACTGAAGCCCCGTCAGGCCGCGGGGCCCGCCGCCCCGCGGTCCAGGTCGGACAGGAGCAGGTCCCCGTTGACCGCGGCGGCGGCCCGGTAGCCGCCGCTCGCCGCGTTGACCACCTGCTCGTGCGCGCCGATCGCGTTCCCCGCCGCCCACACGCCCGGCACGCTGGTCCGCCCCGTCTCGTCCACGGCCACGAAGGCGCCGAACGGCGTCTCGCCGGTCTCCGCGCCGAGCGCCGTGAGCAGCCCGTCGCGGGGGACCGGCCGGGGGCCCACGAAGAGCACCTCGCGCGGCACGGTCCGCCCGTCGGCCATCCGTACGCCGGTCAGGCGGTCGTCCTCGACGACGAGGCCCGCCACCTCGCCCGTCACGACCGTCACACCGGCCGCCGCCAGGCGGGCGGCGTCCTGCGCGCCGGGGGCCGCGGCCGTGTGCAGGAAGAGGGTCACGTCGGCGGACCACTGGGAGACCATCAGCGCCTGGTGGGCGGGGAGTTCCGGGTGGGCCAGCACGCCGAAGGCCCGGTCGCGGACCTCCCAGCCGTGGCAGTACGGGCAGTGGAGCACGTCCCGGCCCCAGCGCCCGGTGAGCCCGTCGAGCTCCGGCAGCTCGTCCACGAGCCCGGTCGTGACGATCAGCCGGCGGGCCCGGACCCGGCGCCCGTCCGCCAGGGCGAGCGCGAAGCCCCCGGCCCCGTCCGGCGTCGCCGCGGTCACGACGCCCTCGGTGCGCTCCACCCCGTACCCGGCGATCTCCCGCCGTCCCGCCTCCAGGAACGCGGCCGGGCTCATGCCGTCCCGGGTGAGGTAGCCCTGCATGTGGGCGGCGGGCGCGTTGCGCGGCTCACCGGCGTCGACCACCAGGGTGCTGCGCCGGGCCCGGCCGAGGACCAGGGCCGCGCTCAGCCCCGCCGCGCCACCGCCGACGACCACGACGTCGTACGTGTCAGGGGTCTGCTCGTTGTCGTTCATGCCACGAGGGTCACGCGGAGCGTGCTCGCTTGACAAACGGAGTTGCCGTTTCTGCAATGGACGCATGACCACCGACGACGATCGCATCGACTCCGTGCTGAACGAGGTCGGCCCCCGGCTGCGCCGCATCCGGCGCGAGCGCGGGGCCACCCTCGCGGAGCTCTCCGCCACCACCGGCATCTCCGTGAGCACCCTCTCCCGGCTGGAGTCCGGGCAGCGCAAGCCCAGCCTGGAGCTGCTGCTGCCGATCGCCCGCGCCCACCAGGTGCCGCTCGACGAGCTGGTCGGCGCTCCTCCGGTCGGCGACCCCCGGGTCCGGGCGAAGCCGATCGTCCGGCACGGGCGCACCATGTACCCGCTCACCCGCCAGCCCGGCGGGCTCCAGGCGTACAAGGTCGTCCAGGAGCCCGGCGCGGAGGCGGGCGAGCCGCGCGTCCACGAGGGGTACGAGTGGCTGTACGTGCTCTCCGGAAGTCTGCGGCTCGTGCTGGGCGACCACGACGTGGTGCTCGGCTCCGGAGAGGCCGCCGAGTTCGACACCCGGGTGCCCCACTGGTTCGGGCCCGCCGGGGACCGGCCGGTGGAGTTCCTGAGCCTGTTCGGGCCGCAGGGGGAGCGGATGCACGTGAGGGCGCGACCCAAGAAGTCCTGAACCGGGGCCGGCCCGGAAAGTCCCGCCCGGCCCCGCCCCGCGGGCAGACGGCGCCACTTTCCGGGCGCGGCCTGGTTCCGCAAGCCCAAGCGACCGCTTAGTATGCCGTCGAACCGCGCAGGACCGACGACGGCTGCTGGAGGCCCCCGATGCAGGCATGGCGAGTGCACGAGAACGGCGAACCGGGCGAGGTGATGCAGCGCGACGACGTCGAGCCCCCGGTGCCCGGCGACGGCCAGGTCCTGCTCAAGGTCCGCGCCACCGGCATCAACTTCCCCGACGCGCTGCTCTGCCGGGGGCAGTACCAGGTGCGGCCGCCGCTGCCCTTCACGCCGGGCGTGGAGATCTGCGCCGAGACCGAGGACGGGCGCCGGGTGATCGCCACCCCCGTCCTGCCGCACGGTGGCCTCGCCGCCTACGCGGTGGCCGACGCCGCCGCCCTGCTGCCCGCCCCCGAGGCCCTGGACGACGCCGAGGCCGCCGCCCTCCACATCGGCTACCAGACCGGCTGGTTCGGCCTGCACCGCAGGGCCGCCCTCCAGGAGGGCGAGACGCTGCTGGTGCACGCCGCCGCGGGCGGCGTCGGCAGCGCCGCCGTCCAGCTCGGCAAGGCCGCGGGCGCCACCGTCATCGGCGTCGTCGGCGGCGCCGACAAGGCGGCCGCCGCCCGCGCGCTCGGCTGCGACACCGTCGTCGACCGGCACGCCGAGGACGTCGTCGCCGCCGTCAAGGAGGCCACCGGCGGCCGGGGCGCCGACGTGATCTACGACCCCGTCGGCGGCGGCGCCTACCAGCAGTCCGCCAAGCTGGTGGCCTTCGAGGGCCGGATCGTGGTCGTCGGCTTCGCCAGCGGCACCGTGCCCGCCCCCGCCCTCAACCACGCCCTGATCAAGAACTACTCGATCCTGGGCCTGCACTGGGGCCTCTACAACCTCAAGGACCCGGCCGCCGTCCTGCGCTGCCACGAGACCCTCACCGCCCTCGCCGCCAAGGGCCTGATCAAGCCGTACGTCAGCGAGCGGGTCCCCTTCGACGCCGCGGCCGACGCGGTGCAGCGGGTCTCGGAGGGCGTCACCACCGGCCGGCTCGTCGTCCTCCCGGAAGGAGTCCGCGCATGACCGGCACACCCCCCGGCGCCGACGCGCTCATCGAGCGCACCCGGCGGCTGCTCTCCGAGCACCCGCCCGCCACCACCGGCCGCGCCGCGTTCCTGGAGGCCCGCTTCGACGCCGGACTCGCCTGGGTGCACTACCCGGTCCGCCTCGGCGGACTCGACGCGCCGCGCTCCCTCCAGGCCGTCGTGGACGCCGAACTGGCCGCCGCCGGAGCCCCCGACAACGATCCGCGCCGGATCGGCATCGGCCTCGGCATGGCCGCCCCCACCCTCCTCGCGTACGGCTCGCAGGAGGTCAAGGAGCGCTTCCTGAAGCCGCTCTGGGTCGGCGAGGAGGTCTGGTGCCAGCTCTTCAGCGAGCCCGGCGCCGGCTCCGACCTCGCCGCGCTGGGCACCCGCGCCGTGCGGGACGGGGACGAGTGGGTGGTCAACGGGCAGAAGGTGTGGACCTCCAGCGCCCATGTGGCCCGCTGGGCCATCCTCATCGCCCGCACCGACCCGGAGCTGCCCAAGCACCGCGGCATCACCTACTTCGTCTGCGACATGACCGACCCGGGCGTCGAGGTGCGGCCGCTGCGGCAGATCACCGGCGAGGCCGAGTTCAACGAGGTCTTCCTCACCGACGTCCGGATCCCCGACGCCCACCGCCTGGGCGAGGTCGGGGACGGCTGGCGGGTCGCCCAGACCACCCTCATGAACGAGCGGGTCTCCATCGGCGGCGCCCGCATCCCCCGCGAGGGCGGCATGATCGGCAAGGCCGCCGGGACCTGGCGCGCCCGGCCCGAGCTGCGCACCCACGACCTGCACCGGCGGCTGCTCGACCTGTGGGTGGACGCCGAGGTCGCCCGGCTCACCGGCGAGCGCCTGCGCCAGCAGCTCGTCGCCGGCCAGCCGGGGCCCGAGGGCAGCGCGATGAAGCTGTTCTTCGCCGGTCTCAACCAGGCCATCAGCGGCCTGGAGGTGGAACTCCTCGGCGACGAGGGCCTGTCGTACGGGGACTGGACGATGGTCCGGCCCGAGCTCGTCGACTTCACCGGGCGCGACGCGGGCTACCGCTATCTCCGCTCGAAGGGCAACTCGATCGAGGGCGGTACGAGCGAGGTGCTGCTCAACATCGTCGCCGAGCGGGTCCTCGGCCTGCCCGCCGAGCCCCGCAACGACAAGGACGTCGCCTGGAAGGACCTCGCGCGATGAGCGACCTGCTGTACTCCGAGACCGAGGACGACCTGCGCGCGGCGGTCCGCGCCCTGCTCGCCGACCGGGCCGGCTCGCAGACCGTGCTCGACCGGATCGAATCACCGGACCCGTACCCGCCCGGCCTCTGGGACGCCCTCGCGGGCGGCATCGGCGCCGCCGGGCTCCTCGTGCCCGAGAAGCTGGGCGGCCAGGGCGCGAGCCACCGCGAGGCGGCCGTCGTCCTGGAGGAGCTGGGGCGGGCGGTGACCCCGGCCCCGTACCTGACGAGCGCCGTGGTGGCGACCACGACCCTGCTCGCCCTCGGCGCGGAGCAGGGCCCCGCCGCGGACCTGCTCCGCGCCCTGGCGAACGCCGAACGCGTCGCCGTCCTGGCCGTGCCCTTCTCCACGGCCCCGGACGGACGCCCGGCGGGCACGGGCTCCCACGGCTCCGCGGGACCGGCCGTCCCCGCCACACCCGTCCCCGCCGTGCCCGACGCCGTCGCGGCCGACGTCTTCCTCGTCCCGCGCGCCGACGGCCTGTACGCCGTCGACGCCTCGGACGCCGTCGTCACCCCGCTCTCCTCGCTCGACCTGACCCGGCCGCTCGCCACCGTCGACCCGGACGGCGCGGCGGGCACCCGCCTCGCCGACGCCGGCGCCGCGCGCGAGGCGGTGCGGCGCGGGCTGCTCGCGGGCGCCGGGCTGCTCGCCTCCGAGCAGCTCGGGCTCGCCGAGTGGTGCCTGGAGGAGACCGTGCGGCACACCCGGGAGCGGCACCAGTTCAACCGGCCGGTCGGCTCCTTCCAGGCGCTGAAGCACCGGATGGCCCAGCTCTGGCTGGAGCTGGTGGGCGCCAGGGCGGTGGCCCGGGCCGCCGCGGACGCGCTCGCGACCGGCGCCGGGGACGCCGCCCTGACGGTGGCCGTCGCCCAGGCGTACTGCTCGAAGGTGGCGGTGCGCGCGGCGGAGGAGTGCGTGCAGTTGCACGGCGGCATCGGGATGACCTGGGAGCACCCGGCCCACCTGGCGCTGAAGCGGGCCAAGTCCGATGCCATCGGCCTGGGTTCGGCGGGCCGCCACCAGGACGCGGTCGCGTCCCTGGCGGACCTGCCGGCTCCCGCCTAGGGGCCGGTAAGGGGCCCTCGTTGTCCGCACCCCTTTACCTACTGTTTAATTGCAAGCTGTTCGCAATAACAGTTGAT includes the following:
- a CDS encoding NADPH:quinone oxidoreductase family protein: MQAWRVHENGEPGEVMQRDDVEPPVPGDGQVLLKVRATGINFPDALLCRGQYQVRPPLPFTPGVEICAETEDGRRVIATPVLPHGGLAAYAVADAAALLPAPEALDDAEAAALHIGYQTGWFGLHRRAALQEGETLLVHAAAGGVGSAAVQLGKAAGATVIGVVGGADKAAAARALGCDTVVDRHAEDVVAAVKEATGGRGADVIYDPVGGGAYQQSAKLVAFEGRIVVVGFASGTVPAPALNHALIKNYSILGLHWGLYNLKDPAAVLRCHETLTALAAKGLIKPYVSERVPFDAAADAVQRVSEGVTTGRLVVLPEGVRA
- a CDS encoding helix-turn-helix domain-containing protein gives rise to the protein MTTDDDRIDSVLNEVGPRLRRIRRERGATLAELSATTGISVSTLSRLESGQRKPSLELLLPIARAHQVPLDELVGAPPVGDPRVRAKPIVRHGRTMYPLTRQPGGLQAYKVVQEPGAEAGEPRVHEGYEWLYVLSGSLRLVLGDHDVVLGSGEAAEFDTRVPHWFGPAGDRPVEFLSLFGPQGERMHVRARPKKS
- a CDS encoding acyl-CoA dehydrogenase family protein, translated to MSDLLYSETEDDLRAAVRALLADRAGSQTVLDRIESPDPYPPGLWDALAGGIGAAGLLVPEKLGGQGASHREAAVVLEELGRAVTPAPYLTSAVVATTTLLALGAEQGPAADLLRALANAERVAVLAVPFSTAPDGRPAGTGSHGSAGPAVPATPVPAVPDAVAADVFLVPRADGLYAVDASDAVVTPLSSLDLTRPLATVDPDGAAGTRLADAGAAREAVRRGLLAGAGLLASEQLGLAEWCLEETVRHTRERHQFNRPVGSFQALKHRMAQLWLELVGARAVARAAADALATGAGDAALTVAVAQAYCSKVAVRAAEECVQLHGGIGMTWEHPAHLALKRAKSDAIGLGSAGRHQDAVASLADLPAPA
- a CDS encoding acyl-CoA dehydrogenase family protein, which encodes MTGTPPGADALIERTRRLLSEHPPATTGRAAFLEARFDAGLAWVHYPVRLGGLDAPRSLQAVVDAELAAAGAPDNDPRRIGIGLGMAAPTLLAYGSQEVKERFLKPLWVGEEVWCQLFSEPGAGSDLAALGTRAVRDGDEWVVNGQKVWTSSAHVARWAILIARTDPELPKHRGITYFVCDMTDPGVEVRPLRQITGEAEFNEVFLTDVRIPDAHRLGEVGDGWRVAQTTLMNERVSIGGARIPREGGMIGKAAGTWRARPELRTHDLHRRLLDLWVDAEVARLTGERLRQQLVAGQPGPEGSAMKLFFAGLNQAISGLEVELLGDEGLSYGDWTMVRPELVDFTGRDAGYRYLRSKGNSIEGGTSEVLLNIVAERVLGLPAEPRNDKDVAWKDLAR
- a CDS encoding SDR family oxidoreductase, which codes for MEETRGTPREGAYDTPGLPAPPPLGASALPAGTFEGRVVLVTGGGSGLGKAIAAEFARLGADLAILGRTAGRLAAAREELAAVAGTRVVTGVCDIRDPERIAGVLDSCEAALGARPDVLVNCAAANFPVPAEELSPNGWRAVVDITLSGTWFTTREFARRHLAAGTPGSVVNVGASYAWTGGPGYAHSAAAKAGVKNLTETLAVEWGPYGIQVNGLVPGLMPHEEMVPAVRANLDRAGHPELRQPALPVGRPRELGWAATFLASPYARFVSGHTLVVDGANWQRRSLVNEPVVPVRAQLGRGPFTWEGPERAHGG
- a CDS encoding NAD(P)/FAD-dependent oxidoreductase — its product is MNDNEQTPDTYDVVVVGGGAAGLSAALVLGRARRSTLVVDAGEPRNAPAAHMQGYLTRDGMSPAAFLEAGRREIAGYGVERTEGVVTAATPDGAGGFALALADGRRVRARRLIVTTGLVDELPELDGLTGRWGRDVLHCPYCHGWEVRDRAFGVLAHPELPAHQALMVSQWSADVTLFLHTAAAPGAQDAARLAAAGVTVVTGEVAGLVVEDDRLTGVRMADGRTVPREVLFVGPRPVPRDGLLTALGAETGETPFGAFVAVDETGRTSVPGVWAAGNAIGAHEQVVNAASGGYRAAAAVNGDLLLSDLDRGAAGPAA